The following are from one region of the Muntiacus reevesi chromosome 3, mMunRee1.1, whole genome shotgun sequence genome:
- the GRHL3 gene encoding grainyhead-like protein 3 homolog: MSNELDFRSVRLLKNDPVNFQKFPYTNEDEAWKTYLENPLTAATKAMMRVNGDDDSVAALSFLYDYYMGPKEKRLLSSSPGGRNDQGKRYYHGMEYEMDLTPLESPTHLMKFLTENVSGTPEYSDVLKKNNLMSVEGAAPTPGKAALLPAGPSKLETGSVDSYLLPTSDVYDNGSLTSLFESIHGVPPTQRWQPDSTFKDDPQESLLFPDILKTSPEPPGPEDYPNPKSDFEYTLGSPKAIHIKSGESPMAYLNKGQFYPVTLRTPAGGKGLALSSNKVKSVVMVVFDNEKGPVEQLRFWKHWHSRQPTAKQRVIDVADCKENFNTVQHIEEVAYNALSFVWNVHEEAKVFVGVNCLSTDFSSQKGVKGVPLNLQIDTYDCGSGTERLVHRAVCQIKIFCDKGAERKMRDDERKQFRRKVKCPDSSNSGIKGSLLAGFRGNETTYLRPEADLETPPVLFIPNVHFSSLQRPGGAVLSAGHGSSNRLSLKRPCSPFAEEFEPLPSKQAKDDDLQRVLLYVRRETEEVFDALMLKTPDLKGLRSAISEKYGFPEENIYKVYKKCKRGILVNMDNNIIRHYSNHVAFLLDMGELDGKIQIILKEL; this comes from the exons ATGTCGAATGAACTTGA TTTCAGATCTGTTCGGCTGCTAAAGAACGACCCAGTTAACTTCCAGAAGTTCCCCTACACTAACGAGGATGAGGCCTGGAAGACCTACCTTGAAAACCCCCTGACGGCGGCCACGAAGGCCATGATGAGAGTCAACGGGGACGACGACAGCGTTGCGGCCCTGAGCTTCCTCTATGATTACTACATG gGCCCCAAGGAGAAGCGGCTACTGTCCTCCAGCCCTGGGGGCCGGAATGACCAAGGCAAGAG gTACTACCATGGCATGGAATATGAAATGGACCTCACCCCCCTTGAAAGTCCCACGCACCTCATGAAATTCCTGACAGAGAATGTGTCTGGAACCCCAGAATACTCAGATGTGCTCAAGAAGAATAACCTAATGAGCGTGGAGGGGGCTGCACCCACGCCAGGCAAGGCAGCTCTCCTCCCCGCGGGCCCCAGCAAGCTGGAAACCGGCTCCGTGGACAGCTACCTGCTGCCCACCAGCGATGTATATGATAATGGCTCCCTCACCTCCTTGTTTGAGAGCATTCACGGGGTGCCTCCCACACAGCGCTGGCAGCCTGACAGCACCTTCAAAGATGACCCACAGGAG TCTCTACTCTTCCCAGATATCCTGAAAACATCCCCAGAACCCCCGGGTCCAGAGGATTATCCCAATCCCAAGAG TGACTTTGAGTATACCCTGGGCTCCCCCAAAGCCATCCACATCAAATCAGGCGAGTCGCCCATGGCCTACCTCAACAAGGGCCAGTTCTACCCTGTCACCCTGCGGACGCCGGCGGGCGGCAAGGGCCTTGCCTTGTCCTCCAACAAGGTCAAG AGTGTGGTGATGGTGGTCTTCGACAATGAGAAGGGCCCGGTCGAGCAGCTGCGCTTCTGGAAGCACTGGCATTCGCGGCAGCCCACCGCCAAGCAGCGGGTCATCGACGTGG CTGACTGCAAAGAAAACTTCAACACTGTCCAGCACATTGAGGAGGTGGCGTATAACGCACTGTCCTTCGTGTGGAATGTCCATGAGGAGGCCAAG GTGTTTGTGGGCGTCAACTGCCTCAGCACAGACTTCTCCTCCCAGAAGGGGGTGAAGGGAGTCCCCTTGAACCTGCAGATCGACACCTATGACTGTGGCTCCGGCACCGAGCGCCTGGTGCATCGTGCTGTCTGCCAGATCAAGATCTTCTGTGACAAG GGAGCAGAAAGGAAGATGCGGGATGATGAGCGGAAGCAGTTCCGGAGGAAGGTCAAGTGCCCCGACTCCAGCAACAGTG GCATCAAGGGCTCCCTGCTAGCCGGCTTCAGGGGCAATGAGACCACCTACCTGCGGCCTGAGGCGGACCTGGAGACCCCGCCAGTGCTGTTCATCCCCAACGTGCACTTCTCCAGCCTTCAGCGTCCTGGAGGG GCGGTGCTCTCAGCGGGACACGGCAGCTCCAATAG GCTGTCTCTGAAGCGCCCCTGCTCGCCCTTCGCCGAGGAGTTTGAGCCTCTGCCCTCCAAACAGGCCAAGGACGATGATCTGCAGAGAG TTCTGCTCTACGTGCGGAGGGAGACCGAGGAGGTGTTTGACGCCCTCATGTTGAAGACCCCGGACCTGAAGGGGCTGAGGAGTGCG ATCTCTGAGAAGTATGGGTTCCCTGAAGAGAACATTTACAAAGTCTACAAGAAATGCAAGCGAGG